GATGGAAAGGTCAGTCGCCACCGGGTGCCGATGTACGAGTCGTGAGCCGTTCCTTCACGAGTACATGAAGGAAGGGCTGGCTCATGTTCTTCATGCGGCACAAGCTTTGAGCAAACCGTGAGGGAGGAGACATCATTGATAGAACGTTATGCTGGACTCTACTGACCCATGTTCCCCTTCAAGTTAGACAACAATAAGAGAATGGAGCAGACATGTTTTAGAATACAATGCATTACCATATGAGCATTAGCAGCTGGAGTAAATGATTCACCGTGTCCTGTAATTACTTATTTATTGCGCagcacaccaccaccaccaccaccaccacgggtTACTTTGCCACTTACCAGCTTCCTTGATGTGCCGGTACACGTCATCACTGCCTGCCGAGGAGTATGGGATGTCGTCATGGGCCACAAAGTCAATCTGGAGAAGTCATGACAACACACATGCCAGTAAATCCACACCTACATGTACGAAGACCAACATACACAAAGGAGTGGCAGCGGAAAGGCTCCAGAGGGTCAGGGAATGGTGACTCAATCTTCTCCTGGGATCATttcattttcagtttttggtcTCACGACTCAAGATTGGAATGAATAAACATCCCAAGCGTCTCTAATTGCGTCGTTTTGTCTTTTAACCCAGCGGTTTCTCTACTCACGCGATGTTTTGCGAGGAACTCTGGCGATAACGTCCAGGGGGCGTTTCGCACCACTTCATCAACATAGCGGCAATGTATGATGGCGTCGTATCGCTCGTCCTCGTTCATCACCGTGAAGCCCTTGTATTCGTGGGTCAGGTCATCACTGCACACTTTgaagagttaaaaaaaatagactGAAATTATTGTTTGAAATGCCTTTACGGTTTTATTTACTTAAAGAAGCAGCTGTGCCTACATGGAAACAGACATTCACAGACTCACCTCCGACGATGAGGTGTGTATTGGGGAAGAGGCATTTAGCCTGCATGAGTGCTCTGGCGTGACCCGAGTGGAAAACATCAAAGATGCCATCTGCATACACCCGCACCGGCCTCTCAGCTGGACAGATGAAAGATATATATACTTATCTGTTCAGAGTGAATCGGAAATGTTACTTGTTTGTTCAGATGTGCTCGATGTGTGGAGTCAAGACAGAGGAAATGTACCGATAATAAAGAAGCAGAATGTGTAAGAAAGGAGAAAGATTTCATCAGACCAAGAGAACGAACGAGGAAGGAAGACGTTAACGAATGGGACTCACGTGGCGTTCCCCTCTTGGCCTCCTCCATGTTGACCCTCTCATAAGGTTTGTCAGCTGGCACCAGCTCATCTGCGAAAGGCGCAGGGTGCTTCAATCCCTAGAAGATCCAAGATGTAAGACATCAAGAAGGTTTTCCATCTATTCACTCAAACATTTGTAGCTGTACGGCAGAGCGTTCCCTCGGTGGATGAAACGCAATCATCGTGCTCCAACTTTGCAATATTCTTTCCGAGAACTTATATGGAAATCAAGGGTTCTGCTTTTGGGGTTGCACGGCAGATGAAATGTCTTGAAGCAAACGACTCATTAGCCAACATACGGCCTGACACAGCGGATAGAAACAGATTCCAAACTTCTACAGAGAAAACTAACCTGTCGTCCTCTTGATAAATCAAGCCACACATTCAGATATGGCAGAATCAGTAACtccttttaaatcacttcttaaaacccattttctGAGAAGTGATGTCGCCCTTTATGCAGCTCTTTTGTTCCTCtgtgattgtttgtttttatttgctttctattccatttgttgttgtttgtgtataGTTTTGTTATGTTCATTGTATTTACGTTATGTATGTCTGTCTATATGACatattctctgtagagcacttgttaaaaggtgctatatacATAAGTTAttaattcttattattattataaacagcCAGGGTGGCTTGCACATGCACATCTCCTGCAACCAGCTGGACAAACACAGCTGACTCACCACAGTACATCTGGGGGTTTTCCCgagcctctctccctcctcggcCTCCCGATTGaagctctctcttctcctctttctggaCAGCAGCAGCCCGCTGGAGCTTTGGGCCTCCATCTGAGTCAGACGCCCAAACAAAGGATCAATTTACTCAAGCAGCATCCTCCACATACACCACGCAATGCTTGGATTAAAAAGGGACACGCAGACGCAGACATGCAGTTCTGCTCTGCATGTTGCGCCCGTGTTCTGGACACTCGGTGTTACAGGAAGCACTTTTGTTTTGCATACGGACACAGACTGTAACTCGAGACGGCTCTAAGGTCATGGCAGATGACACGCCAGCCTTGACCCTGTAACAGAAGAAACACAGCATGTGCCTCTGCTCAATGACCAGGTGGCAGAGTATCAAGACAATACTTGCTATTCCAATCCTGACGCATTCAATAACACCAATTGTTATTTCAAGACAAAACATATTGCACCAAAACATACAGAAAAGTTTGCATGTCCAGTCTTCTTTGATTCTGCTGACACTTCCCCAAATCAAAGGTTACCGAGTGAAAGTTAATGTCACATTTGTCATCAGCTGGGCTAACTTTAGATGTTGGGCTAACTTTAGATGTTGTTCATGTTTCAGCTGACTTTGTTTTGTAGGCCACATAACAGTCAGCTGGGTGACTTTGCAGTGACTCCACACAATGGTTTATGTAATGATACTTTGCCAATTACTGAATCATTTAAAGTTGAGAACAATTGTATGTAAAGAATTTCAACAAACAACATCCTGGGTATCTGTACTAGATATCACGAAGAAGGGCCGAACAACCAATATCTTGGATCAGTACTTCATTTGatgattattttctcaattacTCTTAATAACATTGAGTAAAGCAGTATCTTCTCACATTGTAGAAGCTGGAACCATCAATGTTAATTGGGCTTTAAAACTacttaaattattaaattaaactatttatCAAAACCGTTTCAGAGTTCAGACATTCGACTATGCAGAACCAAATAAAGCTAGGAGTCTAAATTCAAAGAGCGGTGTTAATACAATCACTCATTGTCCTTTGTATCCTGGTAGAACAGGACTTGGAATCAAAGATAGTCTTTGAATTTTAAcatgacaataacaaacacCTTCAAAGATCTCCTTCACGGTCATGACATCCACCCTACCCGTCCATATTTAGTGCAATAATAGCAACAACTTTGTATATCCTCTCACAAGTGTTCCTGTGTTATGGGTTAAAGCTCTCTGACCTATTCCACACATTCCATCACAACACTTAAAATTAAGCCACAGGCTTTTCGGGAGGGgttcattatttgttttaatgtttaaccTCGTCACTTCTCTATAACTTATTAATAACCCTTGGCTGGAATGTTGCTGGTGTTCAATGATGAAAGCGTGACTCAGAACAACGAGAGACAGATGTACACAATCCTGGTGGAGATAGCTACCTGATCCAACACTGGGCAACCCTCTGCCTCTTCCTCTTGGCAGCAGGTGAGTGAGACGCCCTGCAGAGCCCTCACACTACTTCAGATGACATTTACATGACCGGCACATGTGATCAGAACCGACTGCTTGAAAAAGAAAGCAGCAAGGACAGTGCCAAGTTCAACACCTCTCAAtcttattaaaacaaaaaacgatACGATATTATTGTGTGAATACGACTTATATTTATGGTGTCCAGTGTCCAGGGCTacatattttcattattgattaatcTGTTAAATAATTTCTCCATTATCTTACAAAAAAATCACATACAAATAGTGAACAATGCTGGCCACTATTTCCCAGAGACCCAGGTGAAATTTCCAAATAGCTTCTTTAGGACAACCTACAGTACAAAAGCCAAATATAATCTTAAATCAACGcgcattaaattaatcaaaacaaATGCCAATCGATTTTCAACTGACTAATCGACTAACTGTTTCAGCTATAACTTGTCAAATCTCAATTTAGTAAAAAGGCCGCTGGAATCCGGGCTGCTGATGGTTCCCCGGACCAGAGTTTGAGAACCACATGCTTGAACTGCATTTCACACAATGTTCCCGATGCCTTCTCGCTTCTTTCAACGAGTCCCCTTTACTGGGCACAACACATCTTAAAATCAATACGCTAACAACCTCGGATGTTAACGTTAGCTTACGCTTAACAACAGCTCTGTTTTCCTGCTTAGCGTTACTTACTGTTCACTCTTTTGTCCGGAATGCTGCTGTGCAGGAGTGGGCGGCTTCCTAACGTCGCACTGCGAGCTAACAGCAGAGAGCTAGCCAACGCTGCTACTGTCGGATGCTAGATAGCAAGCTAGCTGCAAAGCTAGTTGGCTATAGCTAACTTTAGCCGTTAGCTCGCTGGCTAACGGCAACAAGCTACAACGGTGAATCCGTCACGAACGAACCCTGTGAGTCCGAGGCACCGCGGCTCGTTGTATTATTGGCGAAACATACAACTATGAGAAGAGCAGCAAAAGTATCAGCAGTGACAGCTTGTACTACAACGCTGACAGGTCAACAACCCAGGAACTACAAAACTTCGACATCCTTAAAGGAACTGATATCACAGCCGGACATTTCCGGTATTGTCTCGCGTCGCCACCTAGTGGAACATGGATATTATGTTATGACGCAGAAGGACCTGGTCCTTCTGCATCATAACataatctatatatctatatatctatttatgtatatatctagatatatatagatatatacagtatatactagatatagtcaagtcaagtcttttattgtcagatgcacagaatgacacagggtcagactgggcactgaaattcttaggacaaggcaccacacaacaactaccatagcataacataatataacataacatgacatacactctgtacaagtactctgaacataatactaacatataacatataatacacataataaactaaactacagacaaattggagtagcaggtagtgaaagcaggtagtgcaataaaaagtgtaagtacaaggctgaaagtgacagtgtatgtaaagtgacgagtgcaaaagtgtcgatcgtgtgtcagtgtccattgagcagcctgatggctctcgggaagaaactgttctccagtctctgtgtgcgagaccggatactacggtaccgccttccagaaggcagcggggtgaacagactgaaggctggatgatggcagtcctttaggatcctgccagtcttcctgaggcatcgtgtggtatgtgtcctgcagggctgggagctccctaccgatgatgaactccgcagtcctgaccacactgcgtagggccttgcggtccttggctgtgcagctcccagaccacactgtgatgcacccagtcaggatgctttctattgtgcatctgtagaaattggtgaggatgactgaatccatgccaaacttcttcagtctcctcaggaagaagaggtgcttccgggccgctttgaccaccttgtctgtgtgagcagaccaggtgaggtcgttgctgatgttgaccccgaggaacctgaagcagctgaccgtttccactgcagaaccgttgatatgcagggatgcgtgctcctccacctgccgtctcctgaagtccacaatcatctcctttgtcttgctgatgttgagagagaggctattatcctgacaccatgtagtcagggtagcaacctcctctctgtaggctgactcatcattgccagtgatgaggcccacaatggttgtgtcatcagcaaacttgacaatgaggttggagctgtgcgtagctacacagtcatgtgtgaacaaggagaacaggagggggctgagcacacagccctggggggtgcctgtgttggttATAGATAGATTATGTAATGATGCAGAAGGATCTTTGTATAGATTAGATGagatagattagatattcctatagtcccacagtggggacattttaggacATTTTTATACCTactattattgttgtattatttgtttagaAAATGTAAACACATTTCTTCTCATTCCCCCAATTCCAACTATCTTGTGTGTTGGTCGATTACATAACAATCCAAATAAAATCCATTTAAATTCCTGGTTGTAATGCAACAATATATAACTTTTTACAGTTTGGTATCAAGTTTCCTCTAACTGATCTATTAAGTAGCCAAACACTGATAATGTACCTGCAGAAtgagtattttatatattttaaatacattttgctcATGATACTTTCATAATTTCTTTCAAGTTGACTACGCTGGCCGTACTTTGCTTTGTGGGTTCTTTTTAGCCCATTTTGACTAAAGAACGAAAAAATTTCTTTTGCAGCTAGCATACGAGAAGTTTCATTTAAATATCTGCAGCGTTACAAGATTTTAGAACAGGAAACCTTAGCGCTGCCCTCCCGCATGCATAGTGGTAATTTGGTTTAAGCACGGAGGCAGAAAAGCTGTGGAATGAAGAATCTATAGCTGGAAACATCTTGAGctggtcctcttgtgtcctgcaGAGAGCTCAAGGACATAAGCTGTAATTTTACTTGAAGATCAGAGGGGCACAAGTTGCAATAATTGATAACCTGGAGGTTTGTGGTGGTAAAGTTGTGCAACAAAATCTGTTGTGTATTGCAGTTATGCAACTATTCTGTAGTTCCCTTCATTATGAGTTTGATTTGAAGGGTATGTGTTGTCCCCATCTTTAAATAGCATCCATTCAAATATCATGACACAATTTCATTCAATCAACCAAAGAGAAGACATGATACAATATCTGAAAACATTCTCCTGCTGCTTGGATATTCCactaacacactttaaaaatatatatttcacactGCATGACCACTGATCTTTTACAAATTGTAAACACACCCCTTCTCTAAAAATTCTTTAAAACTGCAGTTATTAAAACACTCCTAAAAAAGGCTAGTTTAGACACCAAAAAGTATAGGCCAATATCAAAACTCGCATTTTttgactaataataataatggaaaaAGTGTTTTTTGGCAGAAATAACTGTCTTGTTGTCTTCTAGTCTGGCTTTTGTCAGCAACACATTActgaaactgtttttgttaAGGTTTTCAACGAAATCCACTTAAACACAGACTGTGGCATGAATTCAGTCTTACTATTACTAATTCTCAGTGCTGCAATCAACACGGTCCACCATACTACTAGACAGACTCAAGGTCTCGGTAGGACTCTCTGGTGCAGCAATTAACCGACAATACTTTGTGTCTGTAGCTAATTACATATCAGAACTGACTAGGATGACATTTGGTGTTCCCCAAGGTTCAATACTGGGGCCTCTTCTGTTCAACATCTACATGCTCCCACTGGCTCAgattatgaaaaacaacaaagtgtgTTATCATAATTATGCGGACAAAACACAAATTTACATAACTATATCACCAGGGACTATAATCCCAAACAAGGGCTGGTTAAATGCATTGAAGAAATCAACAACTGGATGAACCagaatgtttttaaaattaaataaagataaaacagaAGAA
This portion of the Pseudoliparis swirei isolate HS2019 ecotype Mariana Trench chromosome 8, NWPU_hadal_v1, whole genome shotgun sequence genome encodes:
- the LOC130197687 gene encoding choline-phosphate cytidylyltransferase A-like, translated to MEAQSSSGLLLSRKRRRESFNREAEEGERLGKTPRCTVGLKHPAPFADELVPADKPYERVNMEEAKRGTPPERPVRVYADGIFDVFHSGHARALMQAKCLFPNTHLIVGVCSDDLTHEYKGFTVMNEDERYDAIIHCRYVDEVVRNAPWTLSPEFLAKHRIDFVAHDDIPYSSAGSDDVYRHIKEAGMFAPTQRTEGISTSDIITRIVRDYDVYVRRNLQRGYTAKELNVSFINEKKYHLQERVDKVKRKVRDVEEKSKEFVQKVEEKSIDLIQKWEEKSREFIGNFLQMFGPEGALKHMLKEGKGRMLQAISPRQSPNGSPAREERSPSPTFRLPFFTKTSPPPHHSGARGYLISEDDDEDDGN